From a region of the Pecten maximus chromosome 18, xPecMax1.1, whole genome shotgun sequence genome:
- the LOC117317128 gene encoding uncharacterized protein LOC117317128, which yields MFKALDKVNYDNLVLNQNTVKVKEALKPNNLVNLSCFALNKNPSNAERAIKTIPAHLAPCVLRAAIEKKESETASAILSNWPLKDLCFKEILGSDHPDIFQEGTGFHFDLVVFRGIRNRTKSCKITTVDFRGFKLNPTFCQLVIQMWPLMSLKKSQVKPKYLAKVIAKTAGVAASQLTEEVLPRLLFDRTIEPRYRIHIPRGERMVVKLDSIQFTNSNTLFLDYLICNCLRSITPVYVSVSNIYIRSDPSLGDEITESLAPFIVLRGQDMEYLEGISLKQLEDGIFFMVCSDIQKFSHLRALDLQDCNIYLQEGRTRSRTSGRLQMVSTLGSFAHLTRLDLGFNYLLGCLGELLDALKTPLEYLSVRGCDLNEEDLAALAESNHAKHLRELNLSKVCQFSIYENDRISPVYLLRITKHFPNVNIFNLTQNHLPDACISEFCTILTQNLTKLKALDISGNILTENNLLDITRSVGKLKSMQWFRFTCASNLLEEPFIPFDNSGEMKKKFCDTLASLGREDIKVDLVKLSYAIFVDLLDVMD from the exons ATGTTCAAGGCACTGGACAAAGTCAACTATGACAACCTTGTGTTGAACCAGAACACTGTCAAGGTCAAAGAAGCTCTCAAGCCAAACAACCTTGTAAATTTGAGTTGCTTTGCCTTGAACAAGAACCCAAGCAATGCTGAACGAGCAATCAAAACCATACCGGCCCACTTAGCTCCGTGTGTGTTACGAGCGGCTATAGAGAAAAAAGAGTCTGAGACAGCGAGTGCTATTCTGTCTAACTGGCCCCTAAAAGACCTATG TTTTAAAGAGATCCTAGGTTCGGACCATCCAGACATTTTCCAGGAAGGGACTGGTTTTCACTTTGATCTGGTAGTGTTTCGGGGGATAAGGAACCGCACAAAGTCATGTAAAATTACTACAGTGGATTTCCGAGGGTTCAAACTCA aTCCAACTTTCTGTCAGCTTGTAATCCAGATGTGGCCCCTTATGTCATTGAAAAAGTCACAAGTGAAACCAAAGTATTTAGCTAAGGTCATAGCTAAAACAGCAG GTGTAGCAGCAAGTCAGCTGACAGAGGAGGTGTTACCACGGTTACTGTTTGATAGAACAATAGAACCCAGATACAGAATCCACATTCCCCGAG GAGAGCGTATGGTTGTAAAACTAGACAGCATCCAGTTCACCAACAGTAACACATTGTTTCTAGACTACCTCATTTGTAATTGTCTACGAAGCATCACCCCTGTCTATGTGTCcgtgtccaacatatatatcAG ATCTGACCCTTCACTTGGAGATGAAATCACAGAATCATTAGCACCATTCATTGTATTACGAGGACAAGATATGGAG TATCTGGAGGGGATTTCCCTGAAGCAACTTGAGGATGGTATATTTTTTATGGTTTGTTCAGACATTCAGAAATTCTCTCACCTGCGTGCCCTTGACCTTCAAGAttgtaacatttacctacaagAAGGTCGCACACGAAGTCGGACGTCTGGTCGTCTTCAGATGGTCAGTACTCTAGGATCCTTCGCACACCTCACTCGACTTGATCTTGGATTTAACTACTTACTAGGATGCCTCGGAGAACTTCTAGACGCTCTTAAAACTCCTTTGGAGTACCTGAGTGTGCGTGGATGTGACTTAAATGAAGAAGATTTGGCAGCATTAGCAGAGTCCAACCATGCTAAACATCTGAGAGAGTTAAATTTAAGTAAAGTGTGTCAGTTCTCAATTTACGAAAATGATCGTATCTCCCCAGTGTATCTGCTTAGAATTACAAAACATTTCCCCAATGTGAATATCTTCAACTTAACTCAAAACCATTTACCGGATGCCTGTATCTCTGAGTTTTGTACCATATTGACACAGAATTTGACCAAGCTGAAAGCTTTAGACATTTCTGGAAATATCCTTACAGAAAACAATCTGTTGGACATTACTCGTTCTGTGGGGAAACTTAAGTCGATGCAGTGGTTTAGGTTCACATGTGCCAGCAATTTGCTTGAAGAGCCCTTCATTCCCTTTGATAATTCAGGagaaatgaagaaaaaattCTGTGATACTCTGGCTTCTCTGGGACGAGAAGATATCAAGGTAGACCTGGTCAAGTTGTCATACGCCATATTTGTTGACCTGTTAGATGTCATGGATTAA